A window from Vulpes vulpes isolate BD-2025 chromosome 9, VulVul3, whole genome shotgun sequence encodes these proteins:
- the CAMK1 gene encoding calcium/calmodulin-dependent protein kinase type 1: MPGAVDGPSWKQVEDIRDIYDFRDVLGTGAFSEVILAEDKRTHKLVAIKCIAKKALEGKEGSMENEIAVLHKIKHPNIVALDDIYESGGHLYLIMQLVSGGELFDRIVEKGFYTERDASRLIFQVLDAVKYLHDLGIVHRDLKPENLLYYSLDEDSKIMISDFGLSKMEDPGSVLSTACGTPGYVAPEVLAQKPYSKAVDCWSIGVIAYILLCGYPPFYDENDAKLFEQILKAEYEFDSPYWDDISDSAKDFIQHLMEKDPEKRFTCEQALQHPWIAGDTALDKNIHQSVSEQIKKNFAKSKWKQAFNATAVVRHMRKLQLGTSQEGQGPTASHGELLTPAAGGPAAGCCCRDGCVEPGPELSPTLPPKF, from the exons ATGCCGGGGGCAGTGGACGGCCCCAGCTGGAAGCAGGTGGAGGACATTAGGGACATTTACGACTTCCGCGATGTTCTGGGAAC GGGGGCCTTCTCAGAGGTAATCTTGGCAGAAGATAAGAGAACTCACAAGCTGGTGGCCATCAAATGCATCGCCAAGAAGGCTCTGGAGGGCAAGGAGGGCAGCATGGAGAATGAGATCGCTGTCCTGCACAA GATCAAGCACCCCAACATTGTAGCCCTGGATGACATCTATGAGAGTGGGGGCCACCTCTACCTCATCATGCAGCT GGTGTCTGGTGGGGAGCTGTTTGACCGCATCGTAGAGAAAGGCTTCTACACAGAGCGGGATGCCAGTCGCCTCATCTTCCAGGTGCTGGATGCTGTCAAGTACCTTCACGACCTTGGCATCGTACACCGAGACCTCAAG CCAGAGAATCTGTTGTACTATAGCCTGGATgaagactccaagatcatgatctcTGACTTTGGCCTCTCCAAGATGGAGGACCCTGGCAGTGTGCTCTCCACAGCCTGTGGAACCCCAGGATATGTGG CCCCTGAGGTCCTGGCCCAGAAGCCCTACAGCAAGGCAGTAGATTGTTGGTCCATTGGGGTCATCGCCTACATTCT GCTCTGCGGTTACCCCCCCTTCTATGACGAGAATGATGCCAAACTCTTTGAACAGATTTTGAAGGCCGAGTACGAATTTGACTCTCCTTACTGGGACGACATCTCTGATTCTG CCAAAGACTTCATCCAGCACTTGATGGAGAAGGATCCAGAGAAGAGGTTCACCTGTGAACAGGCCTTGCAGCACCCGTG GATTGCAGGAGATACGGCTCTGGATAAGAATATTCACCAGTCCGTGAGTGAGCAGATCAAGAAGAACTTTGCCAAGAGCAAGTGGAAG cAAGCTTTCAATGCCACGGCCGTGGTGCGGCATATGAGGAAGCTCCAGCTGGGCACCAGTCAGGAGGGGCAGGGACCGACGGCAAGCCACGGGGAGCTGCTGACGCCAGCAGCTGGGG GGCCAGCGGCTGGCTGCTGCTGTCGAGATGGCTGCGTGGAGCCGGGCCCAGAACTGTCCCCTACGCTGCCCCCGAAGTTCTAG